A genomic stretch from Solibacillus isronensis includes:
- a CDS encoding heavy metal translocating P-type ATPase: MEKTVQYRLENLSCANCAAKFERNIKDIDSVRKVQLNFGAAKLTVTGDVSVAELEAAGAFDGIKVTPANERKVIEKVPFYKRRENQLAGFSLLFVLIGVICSYVFNEGQLYANSLYAIAIIVGGYPIFITGIKNLLRLEFDMKTLMTIAIIGAAIIGEWQEAAIVVFLFAVSEALEAYSMNKARQSITQLVDLTPKTAMIKRGHGTHLREMELATEDIQVGDILIVKPGQKIAMDGIVAAGISTVNQAAITGESLPVTKNIGDAVFAGTLNEAGALEIEVTKRVEDTTIAKIIHLVEEAQAEKAPSQKFVDRFAKYYTPAIMIVALLVAVVPSVVTGDWLHWIYQGLAVLVVGCPCALVISTPVAIVTAIGNAARNGVLIKGGAYLEELGRIKAVAFDKTGTLTKGQPEVMEIIVENNAEDWRTLLAKIAAVEKKSQHPLARAILAKAFDEKVTVPAVEEFQSVTGKGAYGTVQGEVIYAGSVPWIQSIVTVSQQLLKTIDQLASNGHSVILAANNERVLGILSIADQIRPESKKVIQTLQENSVKHTVMLTGDAQLTAQKIAQQLQISDIRANLMPHDKLKAMKELQQQYGSVAMIGDGVNDAPALAAANIGIAMGGAGTDAALETAQIVFMADDLSKLPYTMKLSRKALNIIKQNITFALGLKLVAILLIIPGWLTLWIAIFADMGATLIVVLNSLRLLKVEK; the protein is encoded by the coding sequence GTGGAAAAAACTGTACAATACCGCCTGGAAAATTTATCTTGTGCCAACTGCGCGGCAAAGTTTGAACGAAATATAAAAGACATTGATTCCGTAAGAAAAGTGCAATTGAACTTTGGAGCGGCAAAATTGACTGTAACAGGAGATGTGTCCGTTGCAGAACTTGAAGCTGCCGGAGCATTTGACGGTATTAAAGTTACGCCGGCAAATGAACGGAAAGTAATAGAGAAAGTCCCATTTTATAAACGTAGAGAAAATCAGTTGGCAGGGTTTTCATTACTTTTTGTTTTGATTGGTGTTATATGTAGCTATGTTTTTAACGAAGGGCAACTGTACGCAAATAGTCTATATGCCATTGCTATCATTGTTGGAGGTTACCCCATTTTCATAACAGGTATAAAAAATTTACTGCGTTTAGAGTTTGATATGAAAACTTTGATGACGATTGCGATTATCGGTGCAGCGATTATCGGTGAATGGCAGGAAGCAGCAATTGTCGTATTTCTTTTTGCTGTTAGTGAGGCATTGGAAGCATACTCAATGAACAAAGCACGCCAATCGATTACTCAATTGGTTGATTTGACACCGAAGACTGCCATGATTAAAAGAGGCCATGGTACGCATCTTCGGGAAATGGAGCTGGCGACGGAAGATATTCAAGTTGGGGATATACTTATTGTTAAACCAGGACAGAAAATTGCAATGGATGGTATTGTCGCAGCAGGAATTTCCACTGTAAACCAGGCTGCAATTACCGGCGAATCTTTACCAGTGACAAAAAATATCGGAGATGCAGTTTTTGCAGGTACATTAAATGAAGCAGGCGCTTTAGAAATAGAAGTAACAAAAAGGGTGGAAGATACAACCATTGCAAAAATCATTCATTTAGTCGAAGAAGCGCAGGCTGAAAAAGCCCCTTCGCAAAAGTTTGTTGACCGCTTTGCCAAGTATTATACACCAGCCATTATGATAGTAGCCTTGCTGGTAGCCGTCGTTCCGAGTGTTGTTACAGGAGACTGGCTGCATTGGATTTATCAAGGCTTAGCTGTTTTAGTAGTTGGCTGCCCATGTGCACTTGTAATTTCAACACCTGTAGCAATTGTTACTGCGATCGGGAATGCGGCGCGCAATGGTGTTTTAATTAAAGGTGGCGCATATTTGGAGGAGCTAGGTCGTATTAAAGCAGTAGCCTTCGATAAAACAGGTACCCTTACAAAAGGGCAGCCGGAAGTAATGGAAATAATAGTAGAAAATAATGCCGAAGATTGGCGTACATTACTTGCAAAGATAGCAGCAGTAGAAAAAAAGTCGCAGCATCCATTAGCACGCGCAATTTTAGCAAAGGCATTTGACGAAAAAGTTACCGTCCCTGCTGTGGAGGAGTTTCAGTCCGTGACAGGAAAAGGGGCATATGGAACAGTGCAAGGCGAAGTAATTTATGCTGGAAGTGTTCCTTGGATACAATCGATTGTTACTGTTTCACAACAACTATTAAAAACAATTGATCAGCTTGCTTCAAATGGTCATTCGGTAATCCTTGCTGCAAATAACGAACGTGTTTTAGGGATTTTATCGATAGCGGATCAAATTCGTCCTGAAAGTAAAAAGGTTATTCAAACACTTCAAGAAAATAGTGTTAAACATACAGTTATGCTGACAGGTGATGCACAATTGACCGCACAAAAAATTGCCCAACAACTACAGATAAGTGACATACGGGCAAATCTTATGCCGCACGATAAGTTAAAGGCAATGAAAGAATTGCAACAGCAGTACGGGTCGGTTGCGATGATTGGTGATGGGGTCAATGATGCGCCGGCATTGGCTGCAGCAAATATTGGAATTGCGATGGGCGGTGCAGGTACTGATGCAGCACTGGAAACTGCTCAAATTGTATTTATGGCAGATGACCTTTCAAAACTCCCATATACAATGAAACTTAGCAGAAAAGCATTAAATATTATTAAACAAAACATTACATTTGCGCTCGGTCTGAAATTAGTTGCGATTTTACTCATCATCCCAGGCTGGCTAACGTTATGGATTGCAATTTTTGCAGACATGGGCGCAACATTAATCGTTGTTTTAAATTCGTTGCGCTTATTAAAGGTAGAAAAGTAG
- a CDS encoding ArsR/SmtB family transcription factor — MKETCDVTKVNVQAVEAVRGQMPELSKVAKFLKALADETRLKITFALTIEERLCVCDVAAILGTSTATASHHLRYLKEHGLAKSAREGKLVYYSLADDHVYQIVMIAYEHSKE; from the coding sequence GTGAAGGAAACTTGCGATGTAACAAAGGTGAATGTACAGGCGGTCGAGGCTGTCAGAGGACAAATGCCGGAACTGTCAAAAGTAGCAAAATTTCTAAAAGCGCTCGCAGATGAAACACGGCTGAAAATTACATTTGCGCTCACAATAGAAGAACGTTTATGTGTATGCGATGTAGCGGCGATTCTTGGAACGAGTACAGCAACCGCATCCCATCATTTAAGATATTTAAAGGAGCATGGATTGGCAAAATCCGCTCGGGAAGGGAAACTGGTTTATTACTCTTTGGCCGATGATCACGTTTATCAAATTGTAATGATTGCTTATGAACATTCGAAGGAGTGA